Proteins co-encoded in one Nyctibius grandis isolate bNycGra1 chromosome 14, bNycGra1.pri, whole genome shotgun sequence genomic window:
- the HSCB gene encoding iron-sulfur cluster co-chaperone protein HscB: MQAALRQRLGRARWALRLAPAAPRPRCVGPGAGPALRCWSCGSALPGAEGLPRFCPGCRALQPPGPRPDLFRLMGCDRSFRIDVQLLQRRFRSLQRAVHPDRFGRRPPKEQYYSEQHSSLINKAYQTLLNPLSRGLYLLELNGVEPAQETDSDADSVFLMEIMEINEKLAEPKNEDILEEIETLIKVKQEELTKEVTAAFERDDLQEAKKLLAKMKYFANLEDKLKNKKIPS, encoded by the exons ATGCAGGCGGCGCTGCGGCAGCGCCTGGGCAGGGCGCGCTGGGCGCTCCGCCTGgccccggcggccccgcggccgcgcTGCGTCGGGCCGGGCGCTGGCCCGGCGCTGCGGTGCTGGAGCTGCGGCAGCGCCCTCCCCGGCGCCGAGGGGCTGCCTCGCTTCTGCCCCGGTTGTCGGGCCCTGCAGCCGCCGGGGCCTCGGCCTGACCTCTTCCGCCTGATGGGCTG TGACCGCTCGTTCCGCATCGAcgtgcagctgctgcagcggCGGTTCCGGAGCCTGCAGCGCGCCGTTCACCCCGACCGCTTCGGCCGGAGGCCCCCG AAAGAACAGTACTACTCTGAGCAACACTCTTCCCTGATTAACAAGGCCTACCAAACCCTCCTGAACCCTTTGAGCCGTGGCCTCTATCTA CTGGAGCTGAATGGAGTAGAGCCGGCACAGGAGACAGACTCTGATGCAGACTCAGTGTTTCTCATGGAAATAATGGAAATTAATGAGAAATTAGCAGAGCCTAAAAATGAGGATATCCTTGAAGAAATCGAAACTTTAATCAAAG TTAAACAAGAAGAACTGACCAAAGAGGTGACTGCAGCTTTTGAAAGAG atgATCTTCAAGAAGCTAAGAAGCTTCTagccaaaatgaaatattttgcaaacttAGAGGATAAACTAAAGAACAAGAAGATCCCTTCCTGA
- the LOC137669960 gene encoding solute carrier family 2, facilitated glucose transporter member 11-like isoform X2: protein MTPERKFPSWTLFLAVCAVGIGGTFQYGYNVSIINAPTQHIHRFLNETWTSRYHKELNPDLLTFLWSVIASIFSLGGLCGALIGGSMAIQLGRKGALLMNNVIAILASILMGISFPTGLFELLIAGRFLIGINSGIGLCVQPQYIGEVAPKHLRGGMAMGSSIFLTGGILTGQIIGLRELLGGETYWPLLLSSSCFPAFAQLLFLPWFPESPRYLLIDRGDELSCAKALKRFHGSSEYRREMEDIQRECFALDGEKPKKPWQLFTDRGVRWQLITVIVMTMGQQLSGINAIYFYATYIFEQAGISAEKIPYVTLGTGACECLTALTCGLLIDYVGRRYLIIGGYLLMMLWSIALTCSLTYQELYSWMPYLSMTSLFAFILSFGLGPGGITNTLTAELFIQSSRPAAYMIGGAMSWISFFTIGMLFPFIVNGLKHYCFLVFLLECSLVATFLFLVIPETKNKSFLEIKKEFHKLNFGRNTKKKETELYERRQLHDEFQKNSV from the exons ATGACACCGGAGCGCAAG TTCCCCAGCTGGACCTTGTTTCTGGCTGTTTGTGCTGTTGGAATTGGAGGGACCTTTCAGTATGGGTATAATGTTTCCATTATCAATGCGCCTACCCAG CATATACACAGGTTCTTAAATGAAACCTGGACTAGTCGTTATCACAAGGAACTAAATCCAGATTTGCTGACTTTTCTTTGGTCTGTCATTGCTTCTATATTTTCACTTGGAGGTCTGTGTGGAGCCCTTATTGGAGGCAGCATGGCAATTCAGCTAGGCAG GAAAGGAGCTCTTTTGATGAATAATGTCATAGCAATACTGGCCTCCATTTTAATGGGGATCAGTTTTCCTACAGGATTGTTTGAGTTACTGATTGCTGGAAGATTTTTGATTGGCATAAATTCAG GTATTGGGCTCTGTGTGCAGCCTCAGTATATTGGGGAGGTTGCCCCAAAACATCTTAGAGGTGGCATGGCCATGGGGAGTTCCATTTTTCTGACTGGGGGGATTCTGACAGGACAAATAATTGGTTTGAG GGAATTATTAGGTGGAGAAACGTATTGGCCTCTGTTGCTCTCCAGCAGCTGTTTCCCAGCATTTGCCCAACTTTTATTCCTGCCATGGTTTCCTGAAAGTCCCAGATATCTTCTTATTGACAGAGGTGATGAGCTGAGCTGTGCCAAAG cGTTGAAGCGATTTCATGGTTCTTCGGAGTATCGAAGGGAGATGGAAGACATACAGCGGGAATGTTTTGCCCTAGATGGGGAGAAACCCAAGAAGCCCTGGCAATTATTCACTGATCGTGGTGTGAGATGGCAGCTCATTACTGTGATTGTGATGACTATGGGCCAACAGCTCAGTGGGATAAATGCT atTTATTTCTATGCAACTTACATTTTTGAGCAAGCTGggatttcagcagaaaaaatcccaTATGTGACACTCGGCACTGGAGCTTGTGAATGCCTCACGGCGCTCACCTGC GGTTTGCTGATAGACTACGTGGGAAGAAGATACCTCATCATTGGGGGTTATCTCCTTATGATGCTTTGGAGCATTGCTTTAACGTGCTCTCTGACTTACCAG GAACTGTACTCATGGATGCCTTACCTGAGCATGACATCTCTATTTGCCTTCATCTTGAGCTTTGGGTTGGGACCAG GTGGCATAACGAATACCCTGACTGCGGAATTATTTATACAGTCTTCACGTCCTGCTGCTTATATGATAGGAGGGGCTATGAGTTGGATTAGTTTCTTCACAATTGGAATGCTCTTTCCCTTCATAGTG aatggaCTGAAGCACTATTGTTTTCTGGTGTTCTTACTGGAGTGCTCCTTAGTTGCTACATTCCTCTTCCTTGTAATTCCTGAGacaaaaaacaaatcttttctgGAAATCAAAAAGGAATTTCACAAGCttaattttggaagaaataccaaaaaaaaggaaacagagctCTATGAAAGAAGACAACTCCATGAtgaatttcaaaaaaattctgtgtga
- the LOC137669960 gene encoding solute carrier family 2, facilitated glucose transporter member 11-like isoform X1, with protein sequence MEYQPLLRGSSTHSKFPSWTLFLAVCAVGIGGTFQYGYNVSIINAPTQHIHRFLNETWTSRYHKELNPDLLTFLWSVIASIFSLGGLCGALIGGSMAIQLGRKGALLMNNVIAILASILMGISFPTGLFELLIAGRFLIGINSGIGLCVQPQYIGEVAPKHLRGGMAMGSSIFLTGGILTGQIIGLRELLGGETYWPLLLSSSCFPAFAQLLFLPWFPESPRYLLIDRGDELSCAKALKRFHGSSEYRREMEDIQRECFALDGEKPKKPWQLFTDRGVRWQLITVIVMTMGQQLSGINAIYFYATYIFEQAGISAEKIPYVTLGTGACECLTALTCGLLIDYVGRRYLIIGGYLLMMLWSIALTCSLTYQELYSWMPYLSMTSLFAFILSFGLGPGGITNTLTAELFIQSSRPAAYMIGGAMSWISFFTIGMLFPFIVNGLKHYCFLVFLLECSLVATFLFLVIPETKNKSFLEIKKEFHKLNFGRNTKKKETELYERRQLHDEFQKNSV encoded by the exons ATGGAGTACCAGCCCCTGCTGAGAGGGTCTAGCACGCACAGCAAG TTCCCCAGCTGGACCTTGTTTCTGGCTGTTTGTGCTGTTGGAATTGGAGGGACCTTTCAGTATGGGTATAATGTTTCCATTATCAATGCGCCTACCCAG CATATACACAGGTTCTTAAATGAAACCTGGACTAGTCGTTATCACAAGGAACTAAATCCAGATTTGCTGACTTTTCTTTGGTCTGTCATTGCTTCTATATTTTCACTTGGAGGTCTGTGTGGAGCCCTTATTGGAGGCAGCATGGCAATTCAGCTAGGCAG GAAAGGAGCTCTTTTGATGAATAATGTCATAGCAATACTGGCCTCCATTTTAATGGGGATCAGTTTTCCTACAGGATTGTTTGAGTTACTGATTGCTGGAAGATTTTTGATTGGCATAAATTCAG GTATTGGGCTCTGTGTGCAGCCTCAGTATATTGGGGAGGTTGCCCCAAAACATCTTAGAGGTGGCATGGCCATGGGGAGTTCCATTTTTCTGACTGGGGGGATTCTGACAGGACAAATAATTGGTTTGAG GGAATTATTAGGTGGAGAAACGTATTGGCCTCTGTTGCTCTCCAGCAGCTGTTTCCCAGCATTTGCCCAACTTTTATTCCTGCCATGGTTTCCTGAAAGTCCCAGATATCTTCTTATTGACAGAGGTGATGAGCTGAGCTGTGCCAAAG cGTTGAAGCGATTTCATGGTTCTTCGGAGTATCGAAGGGAGATGGAAGACATACAGCGGGAATGTTTTGCCCTAGATGGGGAGAAACCCAAGAAGCCCTGGCAATTATTCACTGATCGTGGTGTGAGATGGCAGCTCATTACTGTGATTGTGATGACTATGGGCCAACAGCTCAGTGGGATAAATGCT atTTATTTCTATGCAACTTACATTTTTGAGCAAGCTGggatttcagcagaaaaaatcccaTATGTGACACTCGGCACTGGAGCTTGTGAATGCCTCACGGCGCTCACCTGC GGTTTGCTGATAGACTACGTGGGAAGAAGATACCTCATCATTGGGGGTTATCTCCTTATGATGCTTTGGAGCATTGCTTTAACGTGCTCTCTGACTTACCAG GAACTGTACTCATGGATGCCTTACCTGAGCATGACATCTCTATTTGCCTTCATCTTGAGCTTTGGGTTGGGACCAG GTGGCATAACGAATACCCTGACTGCGGAATTATTTATACAGTCTTCACGTCCTGCTGCTTATATGATAGGAGGGGCTATGAGTTGGATTAGTTTCTTCACAATTGGAATGCTCTTTCCCTTCATAGTG aatggaCTGAAGCACTATTGTTTTCTGGTGTTCTTACTGGAGTGCTCCTTAGTTGCTACATTCCTCTTCCTTGTAATTCCTGAGacaaaaaacaaatcttttctgGAAATCAAAAAGGAATTTCACAAGCttaattttggaagaaataccaaaaaaaaggaaacagagctCTATGAAAGAAGACAACTCCATGAtgaatttcaaaaaaattctgtgtga
- the LOC137669960 gene encoding solute carrier family 2, facilitated glucose transporter member 11-like isoform X4, with translation MEYQPLLRGSSTHSKFPSWTLFLAVCAVGIGGTFQYGYNVSIINAPTQHIHRFLNETWTSRYHKELNPDLLTFLWSVIASIFSLGGLCGALIGGSMAIQLGRKGALLMNNVIAILASILMGISFPTGLFELLIAGRFLIGINSGIGLCVQPQYIGEVAPKHLRGGMAMGSSIFLTGGILTGQIIGLRELLGGETYWPLLLSSSCFPAFAQLLFLPWFPESPRYLLIDRGDELSCAKALKRFHGSSEYRREMEDIQRECFALDGEKPKKPWQLFTDRGVRWQLITVIVMTMGQQLSGINAIYFYATYIFEQAGISAEKIPYVTLGTGACECLTALTCGLLIDYVGRRYLIIGGYLLMMLWSIALTCSLTYQELYSWMPYLSMTSLFAFILSFGLGPGGITNTLTAELFIQSSRPAAYMIGGAMSWISFFTIGMLFPFIVGSNRRGVYLRL, from the exons ATGGAGTACCAGCCCCTGCTGAGAGGGTCTAGCACGCACAGCAAG TTCCCCAGCTGGACCTTGTTTCTGGCTGTTTGTGCTGTTGGAATTGGAGGGACCTTTCAGTATGGGTATAATGTTTCCATTATCAATGCGCCTACCCAG CATATACACAGGTTCTTAAATGAAACCTGGACTAGTCGTTATCACAAGGAACTAAATCCAGATTTGCTGACTTTTCTTTGGTCTGTCATTGCTTCTATATTTTCACTTGGAGGTCTGTGTGGAGCCCTTATTGGAGGCAGCATGGCAATTCAGCTAGGCAG GAAAGGAGCTCTTTTGATGAATAATGTCATAGCAATACTGGCCTCCATTTTAATGGGGATCAGTTTTCCTACAGGATTGTTTGAGTTACTGATTGCTGGAAGATTTTTGATTGGCATAAATTCAG GTATTGGGCTCTGTGTGCAGCCTCAGTATATTGGGGAGGTTGCCCCAAAACATCTTAGAGGTGGCATGGCCATGGGGAGTTCCATTTTTCTGACTGGGGGGATTCTGACAGGACAAATAATTGGTTTGAG GGAATTATTAGGTGGAGAAACGTATTGGCCTCTGTTGCTCTCCAGCAGCTGTTTCCCAGCATTTGCCCAACTTTTATTCCTGCCATGGTTTCCTGAAAGTCCCAGATATCTTCTTATTGACAGAGGTGATGAGCTGAGCTGTGCCAAAG cGTTGAAGCGATTTCATGGTTCTTCGGAGTATCGAAGGGAGATGGAAGACATACAGCGGGAATGTTTTGCCCTAGATGGGGAGAAACCCAAGAAGCCCTGGCAATTATTCACTGATCGTGGTGTGAGATGGCAGCTCATTACTGTGATTGTGATGACTATGGGCCAACAGCTCAGTGGGATAAATGCT atTTATTTCTATGCAACTTACATTTTTGAGCAAGCTGggatttcagcagaaaaaatcccaTATGTGACACTCGGCACTGGAGCTTGTGAATGCCTCACGGCGCTCACCTGC GGTTTGCTGATAGACTACGTGGGAAGAAGATACCTCATCATTGGGGGTTATCTCCTTATGATGCTTTGGAGCATTGCTTTAACGTGCTCTCTGACTTACCAG GAACTGTACTCATGGATGCCTTACCTGAGCATGACATCTCTATTTGCCTTCATCTTGAGCTTTGGGTTGGGACCAG GTGGCATAACGAATACCCTGACTGCGGAATTATTTATACAGTCTTCACGTCCTGCTGCTTATATGATAGGAGGGGCTATGAGTTGGATTAGTTTCTTCACAATTGGAATGCTCTTTCCCTTCATAGTG GGATCGAACAGGAGAGGGGTATATCTGCGCTTGTAA
- the LOC137669960 gene encoding solute carrier family 2, facilitated glucose transporter member 11-like isoform X3: MEYQPLLRGSSTHSKFPSWTLFLAVCAVGIGGTFQYGYNVSIINAPTQHIHRFLNETWTSRYHKELNPDLLTFLWSVIASIFSLGGLCGALIGGSMAIQLGRKGALLMNNVIAILASILMGISFPTGLFELLIAGRFLIGINSGIGLCVQPQYIGEVAPKHLRGGMAMGSSIFLTGGILTGQIIGLRELLGGETYWPLLLSSSCFPAFAQLLFLPWFPESPRYLLIDRGDELSCAKALKRFHGSSEYRREMEDIQRECFALDGEKPKKPWQLFTDRGVRWQLITVIVMTMGQQLSGINAIYFYATYIFEQAGISAEKIPYVTLGTGACECLTALTCELYSWMPYLSMTSLFAFILSFGLGPGGITNTLTAELFIQSSRPAAYMIGGAMSWISFFTIGMLFPFIVNGLKHYCFLVFLLECSLVATFLFLVIPETKNKSFLEIKKEFHKLNFGRNTKKKETELYERRQLHDEFQKNSV, encoded by the exons ATGGAGTACCAGCCCCTGCTGAGAGGGTCTAGCACGCACAGCAAG TTCCCCAGCTGGACCTTGTTTCTGGCTGTTTGTGCTGTTGGAATTGGAGGGACCTTTCAGTATGGGTATAATGTTTCCATTATCAATGCGCCTACCCAG CATATACACAGGTTCTTAAATGAAACCTGGACTAGTCGTTATCACAAGGAACTAAATCCAGATTTGCTGACTTTTCTTTGGTCTGTCATTGCTTCTATATTTTCACTTGGAGGTCTGTGTGGAGCCCTTATTGGAGGCAGCATGGCAATTCAGCTAGGCAG GAAAGGAGCTCTTTTGATGAATAATGTCATAGCAATACTGGCCTCCATTTTAATGGGGATCAGTTTTCCTACAGGATTGTTTGAGTTACTGATTGCTGGAAGATTTTTGATTGGCATAAATTCAG GTATTGGGCTCTGTGTGCAGCCTCAGTATATTGGGGAGGTTGCCCCAAAACATCTTAGAGGTGGCATGGCCATGGGGAGTTCCATTTTTCTGACTGGGGGGATTCTGACAGGACAAATAATTGGTTTGAG GGAATTATTAGGTGGAGAAACGTATTGGCCTCTGTTGCTCTCCAGCAGCTGTTTCCCAGCATTTGCCCAACTTTTATTCCTGCCATGGTTTCCTGAAAGTCCCAGATATCTTCTTATTGACAGAGGTGATGAGCTGAGCTGTGCCAAAG cGTTGAAGCGATTTCATGGTTCTTCGGAGTATCGAAGGGAGATGGAAGACATACAGCGGGAATGTTTTGCCCTAGATGGGGAGAAACCCAAGAAGCCCTGGCAATTATTCACTGATCGTGGTGTGAGATGGCAGCTCATTACTGTGATTGTGATGACTATGGGCCAACAGCTCAGTGGGATAAATGCT atTTATTTCTATGCAACTTACATTTTTGAGCAAGCTGggatttcagcagaaaaaatcccaTATGTGACACTCGGCACTGGAGCTTGTGAATGCCTCACGGCGCTCACCTGC GAACTGTACTCATGGATGCCTTACCTGAGCATGACATCTCTATTTGCCTTCATCTTGAGCTTTGGGTTGGGACCAG GTGGCATAACGAATACCCTGACTGCGGAATTATTTATACAGTCTTCACGTCCTGCTGCTTATATGATAGGAGGGGCTATGAGTTGGATTAGTTTCTTCACAATTGGAATGCTCTTTCCCTTCATAGTG aatggaCTGAAGCACTATTGTTTTCTGGTGTTCTTACTGGAGTGCTCCTTAGTTGCTACATTCCTCTTCCTTGTAATTCCTGAGacaaaaaacaaatcttttctgGAAATCAAAAAGGAATTTCACAAGCttaattttggaagaaataccaaaaaaaaggaaacagagctCTATGAAAGAAGACAACTCCATGAtgaatttcaaaaaaattctgtgtga